One Cuculus canorus isolate bCucCan1 chromosome 2, bCucCan1.pri, whole genome shotgun sequence genomic region harbors:
- the SOCS6 gene encoding suppressor of cytokine signaling 6, which translates to MKKISLKTIRKSFNLNKSKDESDFVVVQQPSLSEFGKDDSLFGSCYGKDLASCEVNSEDEKGGKNRSKSESLMGTLKRRLSAKQKQKGKGSTPSVSSADDDTFSSSSAPITFKDVRAQRPLRSTSLRNHHYSPTPWPLRPTNSEETCIKMEVKVKALVHSSNPSPALNGVRKDFHDLQSDSVFQEQNNGFKSTESQNGDLHLHIDEHVPVVIGLMPQDYIQYTVPLDEGMYPLEGPRSYCLDSSSPMEVSTISSQVGGNAFHEEESQVDQDVVVAPDIFVDQTVNGLLIGTTGVMLQTPRVNHSDVPPLSPLLPPMQNNQIQRNFNGLNGTDAHVAESMRCHLNFDPNTAPGVGRVYDSVQNSGPMVVTSLTEELKKLAKQGWYWGPITRWEAEGKLANVPDGSFLVRDSSDDRYLLSLSFRSHGKTLHTRIEHSNGRFSFYEQPDVEGHTSIVDLIEHSIRDSENGAFCYSRSRLPGSATYPVRLTNPVSRFMQVRSLQYLCRFVIRQYTRIDLIQKLPLPNKMKDYLQEKHY; encoded by the coding sequence atgaagaaaattagtCTCAAAACAATTCGCAAGTCCTTTAacttaaataaaagtaaagatgAAAGTGACTTTGTAGTGGTTCAGCAGCCATCATTAAGTGAATTTGGAAAAGATGACTCCTTGTTTGGCAGCTGCTATGGTAAAGATTTGGCTAGCTGTGAAGTCAATAGTGAAGAtgaaaaaggaggcaaaaataGATCAAAAAGTGAAAGCTTAATGGGTACGTTAAAAAGGAGgctttcagcaaaacaaaaacagaaaggcaaaggcAGCACACCATCTGTGAGCTCTGCAGATGATGacaccttttcttcctcatctgctCCGATAACCTTCAAAGATGTGCGAGCtcaaagacctctgagatccACTTCCCTCCGCAATCATCATTACAGTCCAACTCCATGGCCTCTTCGACCTACAAATTCAGAAGAGACTTGCATCAAAATGGAAGTGAAAGTTAAGGCCTTGGTCCATTCCTCTAATCCAAGCCCAGCACTGAATGGCGTTCGAAAGGACTTCCATGACTTGCAGTCAGACAGTGTGTTCCAGGAACAAAACAATGGATTTAAAAGTACTGAATCTCAGAATGGGGACTTGCATCTTCATATTGATGAACATGTGCCTGTAGTTATTGGATTAATGCCTCAGGACTACATTCAGTATACTGTGCCTTTAGATGAGGGAATGTATCCTTTGGAAGGACCACGTAGTTACTGTCTGGATAGTTCCTCACCCATGGAAGTTTCAACTATTTCTTCACAAGTGGGGGGAaatgctttccatgaagaagAGAGCCAGGTGGATCAGGACGTAGTTGTTGCACCAGATATCTTTGTGGACCAGACAGTGAATGGTTTGTTGATTGGTACCACAGGAGTCATGTTGCAAACCCCAAGAGTTAATCACAGTGATGTCCCTCCACTCTCACCTTTGCTACCTCCAATGCAGAATAATCAAATCCAAAGGAACTTCAATGGATTGAATGGCACAGATGCCCACGTGGCTGAAAGTATGCGCTGCCATTTGAATTTTGATCCTAACACTGCCCCTGGAGTTGGAAGAGTTTATGATTCTGTACAGAACAGTGGTCCTATGGTAGTGACAAGTctcacagaagaactgaaaaaactTGCAAAACAAGGATGGTACTGGGGCCCCATTACACgctgggaggcagagggaaagtTAGCTAATGTGCCTGATGGCTCGTTTCTCGTTCGAGACAGTTCTGATGATCGTTATCTTTTAAGTTTGAGTTTTCGTTCCCATGGAAAAACTCTTCACACTAGAATTGAACACTCAAATGGTAGGTTTAGCTTTTATGAACAACCGGATGTGGAGGGACATACATCTATAGTGGACTTAATCGAACATTCAATCAGGGACTCTGAAAATGGAGCTTTCTGCTATTCTAGATCCCGACTGCCTGGATCTGCGACTTACCCAGTGAGACTGACAAATCCAGTATCTCGGTTTATGCAGGTGCGTTCTTTACAGTACCTGTGTCGTTTTGTAATACGTCAGTACACCAGAATAGACCTGATTCAGAAACTGCCTTTGCCAAACAAAATGAAGGATTATTTACAGGAGAAGCACTACTGA